One genomic window of Bactrocera dorsalis isolate Fly_Bdor chromosome 4, ASM2337382v1, whole genome shotgun sequence includes the following:
- the LOC105232107 gene encoding N-alpha-acetyltransferase 30A, with product MDNTASAIVEQQKLATTQKSKKRQKSKKANGKVPISSAPNDLPDVAKDIEQVAVVSGAEEVTANGISETLKQHLHITGDGLQINGTVGKCSSHTAQNGHHTPTTDITHNNARTAIVQTQQQLSALQEITTSGALKKSKSKNNKQKNKEANFVTENHKSPQTSHNSNGESPALTCTSPMEATRKPTEVDNVQMKNGFHEFTNEHDEALHSKETHQQCVVNAEITKPITNNTEPNTLNSAAARGVAATAAVSISGTCPQHKQLSTPTVVQQNTIYANPPTAIHNTNNTAKQHADDAQQTDQTNPKEAPLSVPTTPALAVTTELDLSNVQIEYKEYESELQMHDIMRLIQAELSEPYSIYTYRYFIYNWPKLCFLAAHGNEYIGAIVCKLDMHRNVRRGYIAMLAVRKEYRKLKIGTTLVQKAIEAMLADNADEVVLETEMRNVPALRLYENLGFVRDKRLFRYYLNGVDALRLKLWFR from the exons ATGGATAATACCGCAAGTGCCATTGTTGAACAGCAAAAATTAGCAACAACACAGAAATCAAAGAAAAGGCAGAAGAGTAAAAAGGCAAATGGGAAGGTGCCCATCAGCAGTGCACCAAATGACTTGCCGGATGTTGCGAAGGACATTGAACAAGTTGCGGTTGTTAGTGGTGCAGAAGAAGTCACAGCGAATGGGATTTCCGAAACACTAAAACAACATTTACACATTACAGGAGATGGTCTACAAATAAACGGGACTGTTGGAAAGTGCAGCAGTCATACTGCACAGAATGGGCATCATACACCCACAACCGATATTACACACAACAACGCGAGGACGGCAATTGTACAAACACAACAGCAACTGTCAGCCTTGCAAGAAATAACAACGTCTGGTGCTTTGAAAAAATCAAAgagtaaaaacaacaaacaaaagaacAAAGAAGCTAATTTTGTAACTGAAAATCATAAGTCACCACAGACAAGTCATAATAGCAATGGCGAGTCACCAGCACTGACATGCACAAGTCCTATGGAAGCAACACGCAAACCAACGGAAGTGGATAATGTGCAAATGAAAAATGGTTTCCATGAATTCACTAATGAACACGACGAAGCATTACACAGTAAAGAAACGCACCAACAATGTGTAGTCAATGCTGAAATAACTAAACCTATAACCAACAATACTGAACCGAATACATTAAACTCTGCAGCGGCGAGAGGAGTGGCGGCAACTGCAGCGGTATCAATATCTGGCACCTGCCCACAACACAAACAATTGTCCACACCAACGGTGGTACaacaaaatactatatatgCTAACCCTCCTACTGCAATACACAATACGAACAACACTGCCAAGCAGCACGCAGACGATGCGCAGCAAACTGATCAAACTAACCCTAAGGAAGCGCCGCTAAGCGTGCCAACAACGCCCGCACTGGCTGTGACAACCGAATTGGATTTGAGTAATGTGCAAATTGAGTATAAGGAATATGAATCTGAATTGCAAATGCAT gATATAATGCGTTTAATACAAGCCGAACTATCGGAGCCTTACTCTATTTATACGTATCGTTATTTCATATACAATTGGCCGAAATTGTGTTTTCTGGCAGCGCATGGCAATGAGTATATTGGTGCCATAGTATGTAAGCTTGACATGCACAGAAACGTGAGGCGTGGTTACATAGCAATGTTGGCGGTGCGTAAGGAATATAGGAAACTTAAAATTGGCACGACGTTGGTACAAAAAGCAATTGAG GCCATGCTTGCCGACAATGCTGATGAAGTTGTGCTGGAAACCGAAATGCGTAACGTGCCCGCTTTGCGTTTATACGAGAACTTGGGTTTTGTGCGTGATAAACGCTTGTTTCGCTACTATTTAAATGGCGTTGATGCGTTGCGTTTAAAATTGTGGTTTAGATGA